A window of Lacibacter sediminis contains these coding sequences:
- a CDS encoding alpha-glucuronidase family glycosyl hydrolase has product MKRLNVLLLLLLCCSIVRAENGYDLWLRYVPIKNKSLLLEYKKQIVSPVVLGTSATAAIARKELSVALLGLTGSSYLINSNINTSSVFIAGTVKSSAVLSALVTKEELNRIGNEGFIIKAKPGKTFITGNTDLAVLYGIFHYLRLLQTNQKVINLNVISIPKLKLRMLNHWDNLNRTVERGYAGFSIWDWHRLPTFIDQRYIDYARANASIGINAVALTNVNANSIILTPAYLEKVKKLADVFRPYGIKVFLTARFSSPIELGRLKTADPLDAIVQQWWTAKANEIYSLIPDFGGFLVKANSEGQPGPQDYKRTHADGANMLANAVAPHKGIVIWRAFVYAAENPVDRHMQANDDFVPLDGKFNSNVMVQVKNGAIDFMPREPFHPLFGAMPKTPLMMEFQVTQEYLGQATNWVFLAPLFKEVLDSDTYAKGKGSTVAKVIDGSLDDHTLTGMTGVANIGNDINWTGHPMAQANWYALGRLAWDYNITSDTIADEWLRMTFSNDAAFVKSTKQIMLRTREIMVDYMNPIGLHHIMATGHHYGPGPWVSNLNRPEWNPVYYHKADSVGIGFNRTASGSNAIGQYHPEARKQWENISTCNEKYLLWFHHASWNHKMKSGRSVWNELVYRYYTGADSVKWMKQEWLKQQSKIDAQRFNDVSMLLDTQLEEAKWWRNACLLYFQTFSKQPIPSNYEQPDKTLDYYKSLRFPFAPGN; this is encoded by the coding sequence ATGAAGAGATTAAACGTATTGCTGCTGTTATTGCTTTGTTGTTCGATTGTGCGGGCAGAGAATGGTTATGATCTGTGGTTACGTTATGTACCCATCAAAAACAAAAGTCTTCTTCTTGAATACAAAAAACAAATTGTATCACCTGTTGTATTAGGCACATCAGCTACTGCTGCTATTGCACGGAAAGAATTATCAGTTGCATTATTAGGTTTAACAGGCAGCAGTTATTTAATAAACAGCAACATCAATACATCAAGTGTTTTCATAGCAGGTACTGTAAAATCATCTGCTGTTTTATCTGCACTTGTTACCAAAGAAGAGTTAAATCGCATTGGTAATGAAGGCTTCATCATCAAAGCAAAACCCGGCAAAACATTCATTACCGGTAATACGGATCTAGCAGTACTCTACGGTATTTTTCATTATTTGCGATTATTACAAACCAATCAAAAGGTCATCAATCTCAATGTTATTTCAATTCCGAAATTGAAATTACGGATGCTCAATCATTGGGATAATCTCAACCGCACTGTTGAGCGTGGTTATGCAGGGTTTTCTATTTGGGATTGGCATCGCCTTCCTACGTTTATTGATCAACGCTATATTGATTATGCAAGAGCGAATGCGTCTATCGGTATTAATGCAGTTGCGTTAACAAACGTAAATGCAAATTCCATCATTCTTACGCCTGCCTATCTCGAAAAAGTAAAAAAACTGGCCGATGTATTTCGTCCATACGGTATCAAAGTATTTTTAACTGCACGCTTCAGTTCGCCAATTGAACTTGGAAGATTAAAGACTGCCGATCCATTGGATGCTATTGTACAACAATGGTGGACTGCAAAAGCAAATGAGATCTATTCGCTCATCCCCGACTTTGGTGGTTTTTTAGTAAAAGCAAACAGCGAAGGACAACCCGGTCCGCAGGATTATAAACGCACACATGCTGATGGTGCAAACATGTTAGCCAACGCAGTAGCTCCACATAAAGGAATTGTCATCTGGCGTGCATTTGTATACGCAGCAGAAAACCCTGTTGATCGACACATGCAGGCGAACGATGATTTTGTTCCGCTCGATGGAAAATTCAACAGCAATGTAATGGTGCAGGTAAAAAATGGTGCTATTGATTTTATGCCCCGTGAACCGTTTCATCCGTTGTTTGGTGCAATGCCCAAAACACCTTTAATGATGGAGTTCCAGGTAACACAGGAATATTTAGGACAGGCAACAAATTGGGTTTTTCTTGCTCCTCTTTTTAAAGAAGTATTGGACAGCGACACCTATGCAAAAGGAAAAGGCAGTACAGTTGCGAAAGTGATTGACGGCAGTTTAGATGATCACACACTCACTGGCATGACAGGTGTTGCAAACATCGGCAACGATATTAATTGGACAGGGCATCCAATGGCGCAGGCAAATTGGTATGCATTGGGACGACTGGCATGGGATTACAATATTACCAGCGATACCATTGCAGATGAGTGGCTGCGTATGACTTTTTCCAATGATGCTGCGTTTGTAAAATCAACGAAGCAGATCATGTTGCGCACCAGAGAAATTATGGTTGATTATATGAACCCGATTGGGTTGCATCATATCATGGCAACAGGTCATCATTATGGTCCCGGTCCATGGGTAAGCAATCTCAATCGCCCTGAATGGAATCCAGTGTATTATCATAAAGCAGATAGTGTCGGCATTGGTTTTAATCGTACAGCCAGTGGCAGTAATGCAATTGGTCAATATCATCCTGAAGCAAGGAAGCAATGGGAAAATATTTCAACCTGCAATGAAAAATATTTGCTGTGGTTTCATCATGCTTCATGGAACCATAAAATGAAAAGCGGGCGAAGCGTATGGAACGAACTTGTTTACAGATACTATACAGGTGCTGACAGTGTAAAATGGATGAAACAGGAATGGCTGAAACAACAATCAAAAATTGACGCACAACGATTCAACGATGTAAGCATGTTACTCGATACACAACTGGAGGAAGCGAAGTGGTGGCGCAATGCCTGCCTGCTGTATTTCCAGACTTTTTCTAAACAACCAATTCCTTCGAATTACGAACAGCCTGATAAAACATTGGACTATTATAAAAGTTTACGTTTCCCGTTTGCGCCGGGCAATTAA
- a CDS encoding SDR family NAD(P)-dependent oxidoreductase — protein MSNKQKLAIVTGGGSGLGLAIAKAFTENNIKTIIVGRDEEKLKTAKAELGENGFYKVCDLSDLSTIPALIENITTESGPIDILVNNAGINQKKVFEEVTDEEFQRILTTNVTAVFSISREVVKDMLKRKSGCIINISSMAAQYGLPKVIAYSASKTAIDGMTRAMAVELSPNGIRVNAIAPGFIYSAMTEKALNSDPERKAKVFNRTPMGHMGQPEDIGAAALYLASDAAKYVTGVVLPVDGGNSIGF, from the coding sequence ATGAGTAACAAACAAAAGTTAGCAATAGTAACAGGCGGAGGCTCGGGACTGGGTCTTGCAATAGCAAAAGCGTTTACGGAAAACAATATCAAAACGATCATTGTCGGTCGTGATGAAGAAAAGTTGAAAACGGCAAAAGCAGAATTAGGTGAGAATGGATTTTACAAAGTGTGCGATCTGAGCGATCTCTCAACCATTCCTGCATTGATTGAAAATATTACTACTGAGTCTGGACCAATCGACATTCTTGTAAACAATGCAGGTATTAATCAAAAGAAAGTATTTGAAGAAGTAACAGATGAAGAATTTCAACGCATCCTTACAACGAATGTAACAGCAGTGTTCAGCATAAGTCGTGAAGTGGTGAAAGATATGCTGAAGCGTAAAAGCGGATGTATCATCAATATCAGTTCAATGGCCGCACAATATGGATTACCGAAAGTAATTGCCTATAGCGCAAGTAAAACAGCGATCGATGGAATGACGAGAGCAATGGCTGTTGAACTTAGTCCGAATGGTATTCGTGTAAATGCAATTGCACCAGGATTTATTTATAGTGCAATGACGGAAAAGGCATTGAACAGCGATCCTGAAAGGAAAGCAAAAGTATTTAACCGCACACCAATGGGCCACATGGGACAACCGGAAGATATTGGTGCTGCAGCTTTATACTTGGCAAGCGATGCTGCCAAATATGTAACAGGTGTTGTGCTGCCGGTTGATGGCGGTAACAGCATCGGTTTCTAA
- a CDS encoding glycosyl hydrolase 115 family protein, whose protein sequence is MKKTILLVVLIGACIMGTNAQLLAEKAGATSYALSGATILVDKNDYTVINKAALFFASDMQSVTLKQLPISNTIANTSRTAIIIGSVDKSSFIKQLIQQKKLNVSDIKGKWEAYKILTVKNPVKGIDQALVIVGSDRRATAFAVFELSKQIGVSPWYWWADVPVQTKKEIFINTNPAITDAPKVKYRGIFINDEAPALSNWSKEKFGGFNSKFYAKVFELMLRLKSNYIWPAMWGNAFYDDDSLNIKVADEYGIVIGTSHHEPLMRAHDEWRRYGKKQKWNYDSTESGLKEFWRGGMQRAWNEKIVSVGMRGDGDEPMSRETATSLLERIVKDQREIIKNVTGKPAEQTPQLWALYKEVQDYYDKGMRVPDDVTLLLCDDNWGNLRKLPKPNEKPRKGGYGIYYHFDYVGGPRNYKWLNTNPLPRIWEQMHLAYEHNVKDIWIVNVGDIKPMELPISFFLDYAWDPTKIDAADIQGYTEKWAAQQFGTKHATAIAELLAKYAKYNGRRKPELLDDRTYSLFYGEWEQVVNDYNDLLTKAEDINNDLTAQQKDAFYQLVLHPIKACANLNEMYYNVAMNKTAFKEKYASTVEYADRAKELYKKDSLITIEYHKLNGGKWNHMMSQTHIGYTYWQQPPFNKMPAVQYLPEGTTFKDEIISIGRIPQAEYPATAKPNSFMERFAVVSIEAAHFTKANNSKTISWKLLPDHGRTGDAVTTVPVTAPEQKPSASTPFLEFEIYTYSKDSFTIHAYFSPSLNFHNTENGLQYAISVDDEAPQIISLNKEDKNSISGIWNKWVGESIIIKTSKHKINTPGKHVIKYWMVNSGVVLQKMVADFGDMKPSYLGPPETRINK, encoded by the coding sequence ATGAAAAAAACGATCTTGCTTGTCGTACTTATTGGTGCATGCATAATGGGTACCAACGCACAACTGCTTGCAGAAAAAGCGGGTGCCACCTCGTATGCTTTATCAGGTGCAACTATTCTTGTTGATAAGAATGATTATACAGTTATAAACAAAGCTGCACTTTTTTTTGCAAGCGATATGCAATCGGTTACATTGAAACAATTGCCCATCAGTAATACCATTGCCAATACCTCCCGTACCGCTATCATCATTGGTTCTGTTGACAAATCCTCGTTTATTAAACAACTCATCCAACAAAAGAAATTAAACGTTTCAGATATAAAAGGCAAATGGGAAGCCTATAAAATTCTTACTGTAAAAAATCCAGTGAAAGGTATTGATCAGGCGCTTGTAATTGTCGGCAGCGACAGAAGAGCAACGGCATTCGCTGTATTTGAATTGAGTAAACAAATTGGTGTATCGCCTTGGTATTGGTGGGCCGATGTACCTGTTCAAACAAAAAAAGAAATCTTCATTAATACGAACCCTGCTATCACTGATGCACCAAAGGTAAAATACCGTGGCATCTTTATTAACGATGAAGCACCTGCACTCAGCAATTGGAGCAAAGAAAAATTCGGTGGCTTCAATTCGAAATTTTATGCAAAGGTGTTTGAGTTAATGCTTCGTTTAAAATCCAACTATATCTGGCCTGCCATGTGGGGCAATGCTTTTTATGATGATGATTCGCTGAACATAAAAGTTGCAGATGAATATGGTATCGTCATCGGCACATCACATCATGAACCGCTCATGCGTGCACACGATGAATGGCGACGTTACGGCAAAAAGCAAAAATGGAATTATGACAGTACAGAATCCGGACTGAAAGAATTCTGGCGTGGCGGAATGCAGCGTGCATGGAACGAAAAAATTGTAAGCGTTGGTATGCGTGGCGATGGTGATGAACCAATGAGCCGTGAAACAGCTACTTCCCTACTCGAACGCATTGTAAAAGATCAACGTGAAATTATTAAGAATGTAACCGGCAAACCTGCTGAACAAACGCCGCAACTCTGGGCATTGTACAAAGAGGTACAGGACTACTATGATAAAGGCATGCGTGTGCCTGATGATGTTACATTGTTATTATGTGATGATAACTGGGGCAATCTCCGCAAGCTGCCAAAGCCAAATGAAAAGCCTCGCAAAGGTGGTTATGGTATTTATTATCATTTCGATTATGTTGGTGGTCCACGTAATTACAAATGGCTTAATACAAATCCGCTGCCACGCATCTGGGAACAGATGCATCTGGCATACGAACATAATGTAAAAGATATCTGGATCGTGAATGTGGGCGATATCAAACCAATGGAACTTCCCATTTCATTCTTTTTAGATTATGCATGGGATCCAACAAAGATTGATGCTGCAGATATTCAAGGATACACAGAAAAATGGGCTGCTCAACAATTCGGAACAAAACATGCAACCGCTATTGCCGAACTGCTTGCGAAATATGCTAAGTACAATGGCAGAAGAAAACCGGAACTGCTCGACGACAGAACCTATAGTCTTTTCTATGGTGAGTGGGAACAAGTAGTAAATGATTACAATGACCTGCTGACAAAAGCAGAAGACATCAACAATGATTTAACTGCTCAACAGAAAGACGCATTTTATCAATTGGTGCTTCACCCGATTAAAGCGTGTGCGAACCTCAACGAAATGTATTACAATGTTGCAATGAACAAAACAGCATTTAAAGAAAAGTATGCATCAACAGTTGAATATGCCGACAGGGCAAAAGAACTCTATAAAAAAGATTCACTCATTACAATAGAATACCACAAACTCAATGGCGGCAAGTGGAATCACATGATGAGTCAAACGCATATTGGTTATACATATTGGCAACAACCCCCGTTCAACAAAATGCCAGCTGTGCAATATCTTCCCGAAGGCACCACATTTAAAGATGAGATTATTTCAATAGGCAGAATACCGCAAGCAGAATATCCAGCAACTGCAAAGCCTAATAGCTTTATGGAACGATTTGCTGTTGTTTCGATTGAAGCAGCCCATTTCACCAAAGCAAACAACAGCAAGACAATTTCCTGGAAGCTGTTACCCGATCATGGCAGAACAGGTGATGCGGTTACAACAGTTCCTGTAACAGCACCTGAACAAAAACCATCAGCATCAACACCGTTTCTGGAATTTGAAATTTATACGTATAGCAAAGACAGTTTTACAATTCATGCATACTTCTCTCCATCATTGAATTTCCATAATACAGAGAACGGTTTGCAATATGCCATTTCTGTTGATGATGAAGCCCCGCAAATTATCAGCCTCAACAAAGAAGATAAAAACAGCATTAGCGGTATCTGGAATAAATGGGTGGGCGAAAGTATTATCATCAAAACAAGTAAACATAAGATCAACACACCCGGTAAGCATGTGATCAAATACTGGATGGTGAACAGTGGTGTGGTATTACAAAAAATGGTGGCTGATTTTGGTGACATGAAACCAAGTTATCTCGGCCCACCTGAAACAAGAATCAACAAATAA